The DNA segment CTAGGAAACCAGCCGCATGGCCCGCTAGAAAATCGAAACGTCAAAGGATGGGTGTGGTGGCCTGAGCTTGTTGCCATTATTTGATCGAAATAGTCAATGAGTTTGATGCGCAGCATCAAGACGAGGTGGAAAAGGCGCAGGCCTTGATTATCCTTCGGAAATCGTCGACTGCATCACTGCTAGAACGCATAGTTGACTTGGGCGAAGACGGGGAATGCCGCCCTTTGTTTGCGTTGTGTTCTTGGGCGAACCTGTCCATTGCCCAAATATCTGTGAAACCGTAAACCGCCTGTTTTCATTTTGATGTACCTTCATGTTCGACCCTGCCGCAAGGGTTAACGATGGATTCTGGATTACTTTTCAACCGCTCATTGGCTTTCGCTGTAGGGGAAGGCGAAGATCGAGGGCTTCAGTGTGTCAATAATTTCGAAGTGTAGCTTGACGAGTCGAGGCGTGAGAGGGTAATCTATGGTCTAGATCATTTAGGGGGATGCATGACGCTGAGCATCGAGTTGTACGTCGTTCACAGGCAAGAGAGGGTCATGTACTCTCTGAACGCATCTGCCCTATCTGACCAATGGGTGGCCAATGCGAGGGGGGAGGGGCATGCACATAGAGGATCTCAGGCGCCTTGTCGATGCGGGTGAGATCGACACCGTCGTTGTCGCTATGACCGATATGCAGGGTCGTCTGCAGGGGAAGCGTTTGGATGCGGACTTCTTCCTCGATGAGACACTCCAGGCTGGCACCGAAGGGTGCAGTTATCTTCTCGGCGTCGATGTGGATATGAATACCGTTCCTGGTTACGAGATCACCTCTTGGGAAAAGGGGTATGGTGACTTTGTCCTCACTCCTGACCTCTCCACGCTCGTTCCTACTCCTTGGGTCGATAAGACGGTGTTCTGTCATGCGGATTTGTCCTGGGTTGATGGATCGAGCGTTGTTGAGGGGCCTCGCAATATCTTGAAAGGCCAGTTGGCGCGTGCACAAGAACATGGTCTCTGGCTACAAGTGGGCACCGAGCTTGAGTTTCTTCTCTTTCAGGAGAGCTTCGAGGATGCCCGCTCGCAGTCCTATCGTGGTCTTACTCCAGCGAATCAATATAACGTGGACTACTCGATACTCGGAACTTCGCGAGTTGAACCGATTCTCGGTCGAATTCGAAGACAGATGAAGGCTGCTGGCATGGTGGTGGAGTCCGTCAAGGGCGAGTGCAACTATGGCCAACACGAGATCGCCTTCCGTTATTCGGAGGCACTTTCCAAAGCCGATGAACATGCTCTCTACAAGTTGGGTGCGAAGGAGATCGCTGGCCAGGAGGGGATGAGTCTGTCGTTCATGGCCAAGTTCAATGAGCGTGAGGGCAACTCGTGTCACATCCATCTCTCAGCCACCGATGAGGAGGGTCGTTCACTCTTCGCGGGTGATGATGGCAAACGAATCCATGGAGCATCGGTGCTGTTCGAACACGCCATCGCTGGTTTGTCGGCGACGATGCGCGATTTTGCACTGCTCTATGCACCAAATATCAATAGCTACAAGCGCTATGTCGAGGGATCCTTCGCCCCAACGGCGATCGCGTGGGGAATGGACAATCGGACCTGTGCCCTCCGTGTCGTTGGTCATGGTCAATCGCTGCGGGTCGAGAATCGAGTGCCAGGTGGGGACGTCAACCCGTATCTGGCTATCGGCGCGATGGTGGCTGGAGTACTCTATGGGATCGACAACGAGCTTGAACTCGATCCGCCGATGCAAGGGAACGCCTATGTGGCGGATGTGGAGCGAATGCCCACCAGTCTTGGTGAGGCGATGGAGCTCTTTACACAATCAGCCATTGCCCGCTCCGCGTTCTCTGATGGGGTTGTTGAGCACTACACCAACATGGCCCAGGTTGAGCTCGACGCATTTGGGCGTGCGGTGACCGATTGGGAGTTACAGAGGAGTTTTGAGCGACTATGAGCACCACGCAGAACATCGTCAATCCAGCCGACTTGAGCGTCTGTGCGACAGTCGAGTTCCTTGAGGTCGAGGAGGTTGATGAACTCATTCACCGGGCACATCACCGGTATCCGAGTTGGCGGGCAATGACCCCACATGATCGGAGACAACTGTTGCTCGCCTTTGCGCGCGAGGTTCGTGATCACTGCGAGGAGTTGGCTGAGGCTGAGATGCGCTCAGCTGGCCACCCGATCACCTCGGCTAGAGGTGAGGCCCTTGGGGTCGCTGATGTGATCGAGTATTTTGCCGGGTTTCCAGAGCACCCTTCGGGTCGTCAGATTCCGGTCGCTGGAGGCATCGACGTTACATTTCGCGAGCCGTTGGGTGTCGTTGGCGTGATTGTGCCATGGAACTTCCCGATGCTGATTGCGTCATGGGGATTCGCCCCAGCACTCGCCGCTGGCAATACCGTAGTTCTCAAACCGGCCGAGGCTACTCCATTGAGCGCGCTCATCCTGGAGCGCCTGGCCCTCAACGCTGGATTCCCCGAAGGGGTCTTTCAAGTAGCGCCGGGACGTGGGGATAGTGCAGGTTGGCGGCTGGCGACCAATGAGCTCGTGAGGAAGGTATGTTTCACGGGATCGACGCGAGTGGGCAAGCAGATTATGGCGGGTTGTGCCGATCAGATGAAGCGAGTCACCCTTGAACTGGGTGGCAAAAGCGCCAATATCATCTTCGGTGACGCCGACGTGGAGGCTGCGGCCAAGGCTGCCCCCTTCGCCGTCTTTGACAACGCGGGACAGGATTGCTGTGCACGATCAAGACTGCTCGTCGATCGCGCTATCTACGACGACTTTCTACCCATTTTTCTTGAGGCCACGGCGTCGATCATCGTCGGCGATCCCCACGACGATCGCACACAGATGGGGCCGCTGATCTCGGCGCAGCAACTCGCCCGCGTGCAGGGGTATGTCGCCGAAGCTGAGGTTATCTACCAGGTGCCGAACGTTCTCACGAAGGGTTACTACTTCGCACCGACCGTTCTCTCGGGTGCCGATGCCAGCGCTCCTTCGTGTCGTGAGGAGATCTTCGGACCAGTCGTCTCTGTGGTCCCCTTTGACACCGAGGCCGAGGCGCTCCAGATCGCGAATGACTCGATCTATGGACTCTCCGGTTCGGTCTGGACGAGAGATCTGTCACGGGCACTTCGGGTGGTCCGCCAACTCGAGAGTGGGAACCTCTCGGTGAACTCCAACTCGTCGGTACGGTACTCAACGCCCTTTGGTGGGTTTAAGGGATCAGGGATCGGAAGAGAGCTCGGTCCAGATGCACTGGATGCCTTCACTGAGGTAAAAAATGTCTTCATAGCCATCGAGGAAGAGAAGGGATAGGGAAAGAGTGTTACGTTTGGAGAACAAGGTCGCGGTGATCACCGGAGCGGCGAGCGGAATAGGAGCGGCGAGCGCAAGAAAGTTTGCTGTTGAGGGTGCCAAAGTCGTGGTGGTTGACTTGGATGAGGAGAAGGGCGCTGCGATCGCGTCAGAGATCGGCGGTCTCTTTATCCGCGCTGACGTTACCTCCGAGGAGGAGGTGAAGGCGATGTACGAGACAACGGTTGCCCATTTTGGCACGTTGGATGTGTGTTTTAACAACGCTGGGATCTCGCCTCCTGAGGATGACTCGATCCTTGAGACGGATCTGCAAGCGTGGCGCCGTGTCCAGGACGTCAATCTCACCAGTGTCTACCTGTGTTCAAAGTATGGTATCGAGACCCTGCTCGCGCATGGAGGAGGATCGGTTATCAACACCGCCTCCTTCGTGGCCCTTGTCGGTGCGGCGACCTCCCAGATCTCCTATACCGCCTCAAAGGGTGGAGTTCTCACGATGTCGAGAGAATTGGGTGTACAGTTTGCTCGCAGTGGAGTCAGAGTCAATTCGCTGTGTCCTGGACCGGTGAATACACCGTTGCTCCAGGAGCTCTTTGCCAAAGACCCAGAACGCGCCGCTCGCCGTCTCATTCACGTTCCCACAGGTCGCTTCGCCGAACCCGAAGAGATCGCCAACGCCGTCTGTTTCTTGGCCTCAGACGAGGCATCCTTTATCACCGCTACGGCCTTTATTGTGGATGGTGGAGTCCATGCAGCCTACGTTACTCCTCTCTAGAGAGCCAGTCCTGGATGAGCCAGTCACTTGCTTAGAGGTTGGAGTCCAAGCCGCTCCAGAGTGTGACCTTCGTACGATCTCCTCGAAAGATATCACGCGCATACTCGACAACCCGTCCACCAAGCGAATAGGCGATCCGTTCGATCTGGAGCCCGGGTTGTGCACCTCTCAGTCCAAGCAGCTCCGCTTGGGCTCTGCTCAGGCGGACCGACTCAAGAGTCTCGAGAGCACGGGTGGGCCGCTCACCGTAGGTCTCTTCAAGAATAAGGTAGAGCGAGCCGCGAAGGTCGTGTTCGATAAGGCCCGGAAATCGCTCGGCTGGAAACCAGGACTGCTCGATCGCCACCGGCTTTTCATCCGCAAGACGGAGTCGATCGATGCGGTAGCAGCCCGTATTAGGGGCGATCTCAAGGGTTTTCGCAAGTTCGTCGTCGGCTGGCTGCTCCACCGCAGCGAGCACCCGAGCTCCAGGGCGCAAGCCATTGTTTTTCAGCTGCTCGGTGAAGCCAGCGATTCTACTCAGATCGCAGGCGATCTTTGGACCCTGAACAAAAGTGCCTCCGCTCCTGCCGATTACCTTGGCAACCAGGCCTCTGTTCTCAAGGCGAACCAGAGCATGCCTGAGCGTCATGCGAGAGACACCAAAGTGCAGGGCGAGCTCTCGCTCGGCTGGCAGACGGTCGCCGCCCTTGAGCTGTCCGCTCGAGATAGCCTCAAGGAGCAGGAGTTCGATCTGTTGGTAGGGAGGAACCGATGACTCCTGTTTGAGCGTCGGAAAGTCGGTTAGGTTCGTTCCCATGTGCATCCATCTTATCAAAATTTCGGGGGAAAATGGATCGAGATTGCAACAACGAAGTACCAGATGAGATTCGCCGAGTTCTCGACATGACTGAGGTCCAGGCCTCAGTCGGTCAGTTCCTGACTTTGGAGATTCTCTCCGGCGGACTCACCAATGTCAACTATCTAGTCGCCGGAACACAGGGCAGGGTGGTCGTGCGCGTTGGAGCCAAGAACGCCGGATTGCTTGCCATCGATCGAGCGAATGAGCGAGCGAACTCGATCTGCGCAGCTGAAGCTGGTGTCGGTGCTCCAGTCCTCGCCCATCGTGAGGAGCCCTCCATTCTCGTGATTGGCTATCTTGAGGGAAAGACGCTCTCCAAGAAAGACATCCAGAGCGGGGTCTACCTGGAGGGCATCGCGCAGAGTCTACGTCGTCTTCATTGCACACGACCCTTTGTGTCGAGGTTTGACATGTTCGATATACAGGCTCGCTATCTCCGGATCGTCAAAGAGCATCACTATTGGCTGCCGAAGGACTATCTGCGTTATGCTCCCGCCTTTGCCAAGTTGCAAGAGGCATTATTGGTGACAGCGGAGCCGTTGGTGCCGTGTAACAACGATCTTTTGGCGGAGAACTTTATTGAGTCAGGGGGGATAATCCGTATCATCGACTACGAGT comes from the Ferrimicrobium sp. genome and includes:
- a CDS encoding choline/ethanolamine kinase family protein, with translation MDRDCNNEVPDEIRRVLDMTEVQASVGQFLTLEILSGGLTNVNYLVAGTQGRVVVRVGAKNAGLLAIDRANERANSICAAEAGVGAPVLAHREEPSILVIGYLEGKTLSKKDIQSGVYLEGIAQSLRRLHCTRPFVSRFDMFDIQARYLRIVKEHHYWLPKDYLRYAPAFAKLQEALLVTAEPLVPCNNDLLAENFIESGGIIRIIDYEYSGNNEASFELGNIASESDLTEAQLAQLCSSYWMVEDEVKVARARLWAMAAKYGWTLWASIQDGAGELEFDFIEWGLEKYERVVAEFESEEFSKLLQRVSRA
- a CDS encoding aldehyde dehydrogenase, with protein sequence MSTTQNIVNPADLSVCATVEFLEVEEVDELIHRAHHRYPSWRAMTPHDRRQLLLAFAREVRDHCEELAEAEMRSAGHPITSARGEALGVADVIEYFAGFPEHPSGRQIPVAGGIDVTFREPLGVVGVIVPWNFPMLIASWGFAPALAAGNTVVLKPAEATPLSALILERLALNAGFPEGVFQVAPGRGDSAGWRLATNELVRKVCFTGSTRVGKQIMAGCADQMKRVTLELGGKSANIIFGDADVEAAAKAAPFAVFDNAGQDCCARSRLLVDRAIYDDFLPIFLEATASIIVGDPHDDRTQMGPLISAQQLARVQGYVAEAEVIYQVPNVLTKGYYFAPTVLSGADASAPSCREEIFGPVVSVVPFDTEAEALQIANDSIYGLSGSVWTRDLSRALRVVRQLESGNLSVNSNSSVRYSTPFGGFKGSGIGRELGPDALDAFTEVKNVFIAIEEEKG
- a CDS encoding GntR family transcriptional regulator; the encoded protein is MGTNLTDFPTLKQESSVPPYQQIELLLLEAISSGQLKGGDRLPAERELALHFGVSRMTLRHALVRLENRGLVAKVIGRSGGTFVQGPKIACDLSRIAGFTEQLKNNGLRPGARVLAAVEQPADDELAKTLEIAPNTGCYRIDRLRLADEKPVAIEQSWFPAERFPGLIEHDLRGSLYLILEETYGERPTRALETLESVRLSRAQAELLGLRGAQPGLQIERIAYSLGGRVVEYARDIFRGDRTKVTLWSGLDSNL
- a CDS encoding glutamine synthetase family protein — translated: MHIEDLRRLVDAGEIDTVVVAMTDMQGRLQGKRLDADFFLDETLQAGTEGCSYLLGVDVDMNTVPGYEITSWEKGYGDFVLTPDLSTLVPTPWVDKTVFCHADLSWVDGSSVVEGPRNILKGQLARAQEHGLWLQVGTELEFLLFQESFEDARSQSYRGLTPANQYNVDYSILGTSRVEPILGRIRRQMKAAGMVVESVKGECNYGQHEIAFRYSEALSKADEHALYKLGAKEIAGQEGMSLSFMAKFNEREGNSCHIHLSATDEEGRSLFAGDDGKRIHGASVLFEHAIAGLSATMRDFALLYAPNINSYKRYVEGSFAPTAIAWGMDNRTCALRVVGHGQSLRVENRVPGGDVNPYLAIGAMVAGVLYGIDNELELDPPMQGNAYVADVERMPTSLGEAMELFTQSAIARSAFSDGVVEHYTNMAQVELDAFGRAVTDWELQRSFERL
- a CDS encoding 3-oxoacyl-ACP reductase — protein: MLRLENKVAVITGAASGIGAASARKFAVEGAKVVVVDLDEEKGAAIASEIGGLFIRADVTSEEEVKAMYETTVAHFGTLDVCFNNAGISPPEDDSILETDLQAWRRVQDVNLTSVYLCSKYGIETLLAHGGGSVINTASFVALVGAATSQISYTASKGGVLTMSRELGVQFARSGVRVNSLCPGPVNTPLLQELFAKDPERAARRLIHVPTGRFAEPEEIANAVCFLASDEASFITATAFIVDGGVHAAYVTPL